One window from the genome of Candidatus Didemnitutus sp. encodes:
- a CDS encoding STAS domain-containing protein, with the protein MPDSAKPVFLVNAYSDPVLVRIDGRAAFTNSGCLKDFFNEMVRQGKTRFALDFQACTSMDSTFLGVLAGAALQMRKLSPPGSLTLVRVGERNLELIRNLGLHRLATVDSGVANLAFDGSTAQALTEAKKNEIESAKLVLEAHENLVSADSANAAKFQDVLAFLRNRVETGR; encoded by the coding sequence ATGCCTGACTCCGCCAAACCCGTCTTTCTCGTCAACGCCTACTCGGACCCGGTGCTCGTCCGCATCGATGGTCGCGCGGCGTTCACGAACAGCGGCTGTCTCAAGGATTTCTTCAACGAGATGGTGCGACAGGGGAAGACCCGCTTCGCGCTCGATTTCCAGGCGTGCACGAGCATGGACAGCACCTTCCTCGGTGTCCTCGCCGGCGCCGCGTTGCAGATGCGCAAGCTCAGCCCGCCCGGCAGTCTGACGCTCGTGCGCGTCGGGGAGCGCAACCTCGAGCTCATCCGCAATCTCGGCCTCCACCGCCTCGCCACGGTCGACTCCGGCGTCGCGAATCTCGCCTTCGACGGTTCGACGGCGCAGGCGCTGACCGAGGCCAAGAAAAACGAGATCGAGAGCGCCAAGCTTGTCCTCGAAGCGCACGAAAACCTCGTCAGCGCGGATTCGGCCAATGCGGCCAAGTTCCAGGACGTGCTCGCCTTCCTGCGCAACCGGGTCGAGACCGGACGGTAA
- the acnA gene encoding aconitate hydratase AcnA yields the protein MSTLPNPFNTLQSFDGGKKFYSLPALEKAGFNVSRLPVSIRLVLESVLRNCDGKRVLESNVKELANWKPTEARTAEIPFVVARIVLQDFTGVPLLVDLAAMRSAVAKMGKNPKIIEPLVPVDLVVDHSVQVDFAGSASALQKNLDLEFSRNRERYQFLKWGMQAFDTFKVVPPGIGIVHQVNLEYLAKGVLNAGDVYYPDTLVGTDSHTTMINGIGIVGWGVGGIEAEAGMLGQPVYFLTPDVVGVHLTGALREGVTATDLALTVTQLMRKTKVVGKFVEFFGPGAAALPLVDRATIANMAPEYGATMGFFPIDAECANYLRATGRAEKDVATYEAYYKAQGLWGIPQKGQIDYSQVVELDLSTVVPSVAGPKRPQDRIELGKLKENFVTAFSKPVTENGFGKAPDEFGKRVDVAADAATGKLGHGSVLIAAITSCTNTSNPSVMLAAGLLAKKAVEKGLKPNSLVKSSLAPGSRVVTDYLNKTGLTPYLDQLGFQTVGYGCTTCIGNSGPLHPAIEEVVVKNDFVAASVLSGNRNFEARVHQNIKANFLMSPPLVVAFALAGRADIDMSKDPIGKGKDGADVFLKDIWPTILEVRDQMQAALKPEVFRQLYTDFAAQNPKWNEIPSTTGNVYSFEANSTYIQEPPFFANFSMQPGTIKEIRGARALGIFGDSVTTDHISPAGAIKKTSPAGKFLLENGVAFEDFNSYGSRRGNDRIMVRGTFANVRIKNLMLGGKEGGNTLGPDGAETSIYDASMAYQAKGTPLIVLAGQEYGTGSSRDWAAKGTNLLGVKVVVAQSFERIHRSNLVGMGVLPLQFKEGTTAQTLKLDGTETYDVVGLSPAVKPQQDLTLRITRKDGSVQDVVVTCRIDTPIEIDYYQHGGILPYVLRQIVTKN from the coding sequence ATGAGCACCCTCCCGAATCCCTTCAACACCCTCCAGTCCTTCGACGGCGGCAAGAAGTTCTACTCGCTGCCCGCCCTCGAGAAGGCCGGTTTCAACGTCTCGCGTCTGCCCGTCAGCATCCGCCTCGTCCTCGAGTCCGTGCTGCGCAACTGCGACGGCAAGCGCGTGCTCGAGTCCAATGTGAAGGAACTCGCGAACTGGAAGCCCACCGAGGCCCGCACCGCCGAGATCCCGTTCGTCGTCGCGCGCATCGTGTTGCAGGACTTCACGGGCGTGCCGCTGCTCGTCGACCTCGCCGCGATGCGCTCCGCCGTCGCGAAGATGGGCAAGAACCCGAAGATCATCGAGCCGCTCGTGCCGGTCGACCTCGTCGTCGACCACTCCGTGCAAGTCGACTTCGCCGGCTCGGCCAGCGCGTTGCAGAAGAATCTCGACCTCGAGTTCTCTCGCAACCGCGAGCGCTACCAATTCCTCAAGTGGGGCATGCAGGCCTTCGACACGTTCAAGGTCGTGCCGCCGGGCATCGGCATCGTCCACCAAGTCAATCTCGAGTATCTCGCCAAGGGCGTGCTCAACGCGGGCGACGTCTACTATCCCGACACCCTTGTCGGCACCGACTCGCACACGACGATGATCAACGGCATTGGCATCGTTGGCTGGGGTGTCGGCGGCATCGAGGCGGAGGCCGGCATGCTCGGCCAGCCGGTCTACTTCCTCACGCCCGACGTCGTCGGCGTGCACCTCACGGGCGCGTTGCGCGAAGGCGTCACCGCCACCGACCTCGCGCTCACCGTCACGCAGCTCATGCGCAAAACGAAGGTCGTCGGCAAATTCGTCGAGTTCTTCGGCCCCGGCGCCGCGGCGCTGCCGCTGGTCGACCGCGCGACGATCGCCAACATGGCGCCCGAATACGGCGCGACGATGGGCTTCTTCCCGATCGACGCCGAGTGCGCCAACTACCTCCGCGCCACCGGTCGCGCCGAGAAGGACGTCGCGACTTACGAAGCTTACTACAAGGCGCAAGGCCTCTGGGGCATCCCGCAGAAAGGCCAGATCGATTACTCGCAAGTCGTCGAGCTCGACCTCTCAACCGTCGTCCCGAGCGTCGCCGGCCCGAAGCGCCCGCAGGACCGCATCGAACTCGGCAAGCTGAAGGAGAACTTCGTCACGGCGTTCTCGAAGCCGGTCACGGAAAATGGTTTTGGCAAAGCACCCGACGAGTTCGGCAAGCGCGTTGACGTCGCCGCCGACGCCGCCACCGGCAAGCTCGGTCACGGCTCCGTCCTCATCGCCGCCATCACGAGCTGCACGAACACTTCTAACCCGAGCGTCATGCTCGCGGCCGGTCTCCTCGCGAAGAAGGCCGTCGAGAAGGGCCTCAAGCCCAACTCGCTCGTGAAGTCGTCGCTCGCCCCCGGCTCGCGCGTCGTCACCGATTACCTGAACAAGACCGGCCTCACGCCGTATCTCGACCAGCTCGGTTTCCAGACCGTCGGCTACGGCTGCACGACCTGCATCGGCAACTCCGGCCCGCTGCACCCCGCGATCGAGGAAGTCGTGGTGAAAAACGACTTCGTCGCCGCGTCCGTGCTCTCCGGCAACCGCAACTTCGAGGCCCGCGTCCACCAGAACATCAAGGCCAACTTCCTCATGTCCCCGCCACTCGTCGTCGCCTTCGCGCTCGCCGGCCGCGCCGACATCGACATGTCCAAGGACCCGATCGGCAAGGGCAAGGACGGCGCCGATGTCTTCCTCAAGGACATCTGGCCGACCATCCTGGAAGTCCGCGACCAGATGCAGGCCGCGCTCAAGCCCGAGGTGTTCCGCCAGCTCTACACCGACTTCGCCGCGCAGAATCCGAAGTGGAACGAAATCCCGTCCACCACGGGTAACGTCTACTCCTTCGAGGCGAACTCGACCTACATCCAGGAGCCGCCGTTCTTCGCGAACTTCTCGATGCAGCCCGGCACGATCAAGGAGATCCGCGGCGCTCGCGCCCTCGGCATTTTCGGCGACTCCGTGACGACCGACCACATCTCTCCCGCTGGCGCGATTAAGAAGACCTCGCCCGCCGGCAAGTTCCTCCTCGAGAACGGCGTCGCGTTCGAGGACTTCAACTCCTACGGCTCCCGCCGCGGCAACGACCGCATCATGGTCCGCGGCACCTTCGCCAACGTCCGCATCAAGAACCTGATGCTCGGCGGCAAGGAAGGCGGCAACACGCTCGGGCCTGACGGCGCCGAGACCTCGATCTACGACGCGTCGATGGCCTATCAGGCCAAGGGCACGCCGCTCATCGTCCTCGCCGGACAGGAATACGGCACTGGCTCCTCCCGCGATTGGGCGGCCAAGGGCACGAACCTCCTCGGCGTGAAGGTCGTCGTCGCGCAAAGCTTCGAGCGCATCCACCGCTCCAACCTCGTCGGCATGGGCGTGCTGCCCCTGCAATTCAAGGAAGGCACCACCGCTCAGACCTTGAAGCTCGACGGCACCGAGACTTACGACGTCGTCGGCCTCAGCCCGGCCGTGAAGCCGCAGCAGGACCTCACGCTCCGGATCACCCGCAAGGACGGTTCGGTGCAGGATGTCGTCGTCACCTGCCGCATCGATACGCCCATCGAGATCGATTACTACCAGCACGGCGGCATTTTGCCCTACGTGCTGCGCCAAATCGTGACGAAGAATTGA
- a CDS encoding redoxin domain-containing protein has translation MALAVGTKAPDFTLKTKTADGLKDIKLSDHFGKQQVVLLFFPLAYTGVCTAEMCDISNGLSGYADLGAAVYGISVDSPFTHEAWAKANKITVTLLSDLNKSVTKAYDVVFPNLAGVGDTSARAAFVIGKDGVVKYAEQTPTPKDLPSFDKVKAALAS, from the coding sequence ATGGCTCTCGCAGTCGGCACCAAGGCCCCGGATTTCACCCTCAAGACCAAGACCGCGGACGGTCTCAAGGACATCAAGCTCAGCGACCACTTCGGCAAGCAGCAGGTCGTGCTGCTGTTTTTCCCGCTGGCCTACACCGGCGTCTGCACGGCGGAGATGTGCGACATCTCGAACGGCCTTTCCGGCTACGCCGATCTCGGCGCGGCGGTCTACGGCATCAGCGTCGACAGCCCGTTCACGCATGAGGCGTGGGCCAAGGCCAACAAGATCACGGTCACGCTGCTCTCCGATCTGAATAAGAGCGTCACGAAGGCCTACGACGTGGTGTTCCCGAACCTCGCCGGCGTCGGCGACACGTCGGCCCGCGCCGCGTTCGTCATCGGCAAGGATGGCGTGGTCAAGTATGCCGAACAGACCCCGACGCCGAAAGACCTCCCGAGCTTCGACAAGGTCAAGGCCGCGCTCGCGTCCTGA
- a CDS encoding tyrosine--tRNA ligase, translated as MQDILAELEWRGLYADSTDREALSKRLAEGPLALYCGFDPTADSLHVGNLVPLFALRRFQLAGHHPIALAGGATGMVGDPSGKSDERNLQTPEQVAHNIAAVRAQLAKFLEFDAAKTPANNPARLVNNGDWIGPMSFLEFLRDVGKHVTVNSMVAKDSVRSRMEDRASGISFTEFSYMLLQGYDFYHLRKTLNCELQVGATDQWGNITVGTELTRKKLGTTVWGLVFPLLTKSDGTKYGKTATGTVWLDPKKTSPYRFYQFFVNADDADVIKLLKTLTFLSREEITALETELAANPGARAAQKALAREMTTLVHGADALAAALKASEILFGGSLDGVTEEIFHDVVGEVPTKDLERAKLDGAGSPIIDLVVAAGLEPSKGTARKSVEAGGVYLNNVRVDHTRAVTSADLLFGKYLLLRKGKRTYAVLTAR; from the coding sequence ATGCAAGACATCCTGGCCGAACTCGAGTGGCGTGGCCTCTACGCCGACAGCACAGACCGCGAAGCACTGAGCAAGCGCCTCGCCGAAGGTCCGCTGGCCCTCTATTGCGGCTTCGACCCCACCGCCGACTCGCTGCACGTCGGCAACCTCGTGCCGCTCTTCGCGCTCCGCCGCTTCCAACTCGCCGGCCACCACCCCATCGCCCTCGCCGGCGGCGCCACCGGTATGGTCGGCGACCCCTCCGGCAAATCCGACGAGCGCAACCTCCAGACGCCCGAGCAAGTCGCGCACAACATCGCCGCCGTCCGCGCCCAGCTCGCCAAGTTTCTCGAATTCGACGCCGCCAAGACCCCGGCCAACAATCCCGCACGCCTCGTCAACAACGGCGACTGGATCGGCCCGATGTCGTTCCTCGAATTTCTCCGCGACGTCGGCAAGCACGTCACGGTGAACTCCATGGTCGCGAAGGACTCCGTCCGCTCCCGCATGGAAGACCGCGCCAGCGGCATCAGCTTCACCGAGTTCAGCTACATGCTGCTCCAAGGCTACGATTTCTACCACCTGCGGAAGACGCTCAACTGCGAGCTCCAGGTCGGCGCCACCGACCAGTGGGGCAACATCACCGTCGGCACCGAGCTCACCCGCAAGAAACTCGGCACCACCGTCTGGGGCCTCGTCTTCCCGCTGCTCACCAAGTCCGATGGCACGAAATACGGCAAAACCGCCACCGGCACCGTCTGGCTCGATCCGAAGAAGACCAGCCCCTACCGCTTCTACCAGTTCTTCGTGAACGCCGACGACGCCGACGTCATCAAGCTCCTCAAGACGCTCACGTTCCTCTCGCGCGAAGAAATCACCGCCCTCGAAACCGAGCTCGCCGCCAACCCCGGCGCTCGCGCCGCCCAGAAAGCGCTCGCGCGCGAGATGACGACGCTCGTCCACGGCGCCGACGCCCTCGCCGCCGCGCTCAAGGCCAGCGAGATCCTCTTCGGCGGTTCGCTCGACGGCGTGACCGAGGAAATCTTCCACGACGTCGTCGGCGAAGTCCCGACCAAGGACCTCGAACGCGCGAAGCTCGACGGTGCCGGTTCGCCGATCATTGACCTCGTCGTCGCCGCTGGCCTCGAACCCTCGAAAGGCACCGCGCGCAAATCCGTCGAAGCCGGTGGCGTCTACCTGAACAACGTCCGCGTCGATCACACGCGCGCCGTCACGAGCGCCGACCTGCTCTTCGGCAAATATCTCCTCCTCCGCAAAGGCAAGCGCACCTACGCCGTGCTCACAGCGAGGTGA
- a CDS encoding VOC family protein, which produces MPAVHADQLEMQHRLFAELSRMFGQEVPLYDRSLLVNRVVNESICQLLAQLWRGFAITAEQLEKTCGERHGAIRIGRPDEYRWVGRFFAQFAMEPHAFYDMTNVGAKSQPIVATAFRSRSHPEHRVFTSLLMTDYFDAATRARVEALLAPRQVFSARAKELIEKSERNGGLAWAEANALIGEATERIFKWTGRARDHALYTELSQAGFKIAADIACFESHHLNHLTPNTLWMDLYTSAMKFCFGELGEAGFRQHATFALGHFVAQCDRDYLRLHFKHLTAAQLAALQPAPLAKDALASCVDALVQRLTRDDLNLARQKHAGFKDSTEGPPTNVPVLLRQDSYKALTEPVQFANADGTVVNATHTARFGEIEQRFYATTPKGRALYDRCLAAADHAKAEHAGLAKQDFAAYERLAAEAFAPFPQTLLELVEQGLVFARFSATDAGRAAAKMGLLKTSDLVALAREGFVAVEGLRYEDFLPISAAGIFASNLQQYGTKSTAHAKPTYTQALLEEILGRKIIDPNETYAAIEAESHAATWAALG; this is translated from the coding sequence ATGCCTGCTGTCCACGCCGACCAACTCGAGATGCAACACCGGCTCTTCGCCGAATTGTCCCGCATGTTTGGACAGGAGGTGCCGCTCTACGATCGCTCGCTGCTGGTGAATCGCGTGGTGAACGAGTCGATCTGCCAGTTGCTGGCACAGCTCTGGCGCGGCTTCGCGATCACGGCGGAACAACTGGAGAAAACCTGCGGCGAGCGGCACGGCGCGATCCGCATCGGCCGGCCGGACGAGTATCGCTGGGTCGGGCGGTTCTTCGCGCAGTTCGCGATGGAGCCGCACGCGTTCTACGACATGACGAATGTCGGTGCGAAGAGTCAGCCGATCGTCGCCACGGCGTTTCGCTCGCGGTCGCATCCCGAGCATCGCGTCTTCACGTCGCTGCTGATGACGGATTATTTCGACGCCGCCACGCGGGCGCGCGTCGAGGCGTTGCTGGCGCCGCGGCAGGTATTTTCCGCGCGCGCGAAGGAGCTGATCGAAAAAAGCGAGCGCAACGGCGGGCTCGCGTGGGCCGAGGCCAACGCGCTCATCGGCGAAGCGACGGAGCGGATTTTCAAGTGGACCGGGCGCGCGCGCGATCACGCGCTCTACACGGAGCTGAGCCAGGCGGGCTTCAAGATCGCGGCGGACATCGCGTGCTTCGAGTCGCACCACCTTAATCATCTCACGCCGAACACGCTGTGGATGGATCTCTACACGAGCGCGATGAAGTTCTGTTTCGGCGAACTCGGCGAGGCCGGCTTCCGGCAGCACGCGACGTTCGCACTCGGGCATTTTGTGGCGCAATGCGACCGCGACTACCTGCGTTTGCACTTCAAGCACCTCACGGCCGCGCAACTCGCCGCGCTCCAGCCGGCGCCGCTCGCGAAAGACGCGCTGGCGAGTTGCGTCGACGCGCTGGTGCAGCGGCTGACGCGCGACGATCTCAATCTCGCGCGGCAGAAGCACGCGGGTTTCAAGGACTCGACCGAGGGTCCGCCGACGAACGTGCCGGTGCTGCTGCGCCAGGATTCCTACAAGGCGCTGACGGAGCCGGTGCAGTTTGCGAATGCCGACGGCACGGTCGTGAATGCGACGCACACGGCGCGTTTTGGAGAAATCGAGCAGCGCTTCTACGCCACGACGCCGAAGGGGCGCGCGCTCTACGACCGATGCCTCGCGGCGGCGGATCACGCGAAGGCGGAGCACGCGGGACTGGCGAAGCAGGATTTCGCCGCCTACGAGCGGCTGGCGGCCGAGGCGTTCGCGCCGTTCCCGCAGACGCTGCTTGAGCTGGTGGAGCAGGGGCTGGTCTTCGCGCGGTTCAGCGCGACCGACGCCGGTCGCGCGGCGGCGAAAATGGGCCTGTTGAAGACGAGCGATCTCGTCGCGCTCGCGCGCGAAGGCTTCGTCGCGGTCGAAGGACTGCGCTACGAGGATTTTCTGCCGATCAGCGCCGCGGGCATCTTCGCGTCGAACCTCCAGCAATACGGCACGAAATCCACAGCGCACGCGAAGCCGACCTACACGCAGGCGCTGCTGGAGGAAATTCTCGGCCGGAAGATCATCGACCCGAACGAGACCTACGCCGCGATCGAAGCGGAGTCGCATGCGGCAACGTGGGCCGCTTTGGGTTGA